In a genomic window of Pseudomonas mohnii:
- a CDS encoding YfhL family 4Fe-4S dicluster ferredoxin, with the protein MSLIITDDCINCDVCEPECPNAAISQGEEIYVIDPNLCTQCVGHYDEPQCQQVCPVDCIPLDEAHPETQEQLMEKYRKITGKA; encoded by the coding sequence ATGTCCCTGATCATCACCGACGATTGCATCAACTGCGACGTCTGCGAACCCGAGTGCCCGAACGCCGCCATTTCCCAAGGCGAAGAGATCTACGTGATCGACCCGAACCTGTGCACCCAGTGCGTCGGCCACTACGACGAACCTCAGTGCCAACAGGTCTGCCCGGTCGATTGCATTCCCCTGGACGAAGCCCACCCGGAAACGCAAGAGCAGTTGATGGAGAAGTACCGGAAAATTACCGGCAAGGCTTGA